A window of the Helianthus annuus cultivar XRQ/B chromosome 4, HanXRQr2.0-SUNRISE, whole genome shotgun sequence genome harbors these coding sequences:
- the LOC110936786 gene encoding succinate--CoA ligase [ADP-forming] subunit beta, mitochondrial: MVRGLLKKLATKSIKVAGNWQQQQLRRLNIHEYQGAELMSKYGINVPKGVAVSSVEEVRKAIQTTFPNEKELVVKSQILAGGRGLGKFTSGLQGGVHIVKIEQAEEIAGKMLGQTLVTKQTGPQGKVVSKVYLCEKVSLVNEMYFAITLDRTTAGPLIIACREGGTSIEDLAEKFPDMIIKVPIDVFKGITDEDAAKVVDGLAPKVADRDASIEQVKKLYNLFRECDCTQLEINPIAETSDNKLVAADAKLNFDDNAAFRQKEIFALRDPTQEDPREVAAAKADLNYIGLDGEIGCMVNGAGLAMATMDIIKLHGGTPANFLDVGGNASEGQVVEAFKILTSDDKVKAILVNIFGGIMKCDVIASGIVNAAKHVALKVPVVVRLEGTNVDQGKRILKESGMTLITAEDLDDAAEKAVKALKSA, from the exons atggtGAGAGGATTGTTGAAGAAGCTGGCGACTAAATCGATAAAGGTTGCCGGAAACTGGCAACAGCAGCAGCTCCGCCGTCTCAACATCCATGAGTATCAG GGAGCGGAATTGATGAGTAAATACGGTATTAACGTTCCGAAAGGTGTCGCTGTTTCTTCTGTTGAGGAAGTCAGAAAAGCCATACAAACGACATTTCCCAACGAAAAGGAG TTGGTGGTTAAGAGCCAAATCCTTGCGGGTGGACGGGGCCTAGGGAAGTTCACAAGCGGTCTTCAGGGCGGTGTTCACATCGTCAAGATTGAACAAGCAGAAGAGATAGCTG GAAAGATGCTTGGGCAGACTCTTGTCACTAAACAAACTGGCCCCCAAGGCAAAGTTGTCAGCAAG GTTTACTTGTGTGAAAAGGTGTCACTTGTGAATGAGATGTACTTTGCAATCACTCTTGATCGTACAACTGCTGGTCCC CTTATCATTGCATGCCGAGAGGGAGGAACCAGCATCGAAGACCTTGCTGAGAAATTCCCCGACATGATCATTAAA GTGCCAATTGATGTTTTTAAAGGAATTACTGATGAAGATGCTGCTAAAGTTGTAGATGGTCTTGCTCCAAAGGTAGCTGACAGAGACGCTTCGATAGAACAAGTCAAGAAGTTGTATAACCTTTTCCGTGAATGTGATTGCACACAGTTGGAG ATCAATCCAATTGCGGAGACTTCTGATAACAAATTGGTAGCTGCTGATGCTAAGCTAAACTTTGATGATAATGCTGCTTTCCGTCAAAAAGAGATATTTGCTCTTCGTGATCCAACACAAGAGGATCCTCGTGAG GTGGCAGCAGCAAAAGCGGATTTAAATTATATCGGTTTGGATGGGGAAATTGGATGCATGGTGAACGGTGCTGGATTGGCAATGGCTACAATGGATATCATTAAGTTACATGGAGGAACACCTGCCAATTTTCTAGATGTTGGTGGGAATGCTTCTGAAGGACAG GTTGTTGAGGCTTTCAAGATCTTGACATCAGATGACAAAGTGAAGGCAATATTAGTTAACATTTTTGGAGGAATAATGAAGTGTGATGTGATAGCGAGTGGGATCGTTAATGCTGCTAAACAT GTTGCATTAAAGGTGCCCGTTGTGGTTCGTCTTGAAGGCACAAATGTTGATCAAGGAAAGAGGATTCTTAAG GAAAGCGGGATGACGTTGATTACAGCTGAGGATTTGGATGATGCAGCCGAGAAAGCGGTTAAAGCACTTAAATCAGCTTAA
- the LOC110936785 gene encoding glutathione gamma-glutamylcysteinyltransferase 1: MAMPSIYRRVLPSPPAIDFASSEGKQLFMEATQGGTMEGFFKLISYFQTQSEPAYCGLATLAMVLNALSIDPGRKWKGPWRWFDESMLDCCEPLEKVKAKGISFGKVVCLAHCAGAKVEAFRTNQTSIDDFRKHVIACSTSDDRHVISSYNRATFKQTGTGHFSPIGGYHAGRDMALILDVARFKYPPHWVPLKLLWEAMDTVDDASGFRRGFMLISRLQRPPALLYTLSCKHESWANIAKYLMEDVPVLLSSKNVKDVKDVLSIVFNSLPSKFLEFIKWVAEVRRTEEGGQSLSPEEQERLSIKGGILKQVQGTQLYKHVTDFLFTEKSGCGGSQCLGKETSLTDIAASVCCQGAGVLEGNTESSNGFCCGETRVHCIKSNGDMPPVTVVSGTVTNGVVEQHVDMLVPSSPKNLNSSSPEVTNCIGMHPASNDVLTALLLALPLQTWSGIKDDTLLQEINTLVSMDNLPDLLQEEIMHLRGQMNVLKRCNDDEVNHQETRHVFRRSDPVSNKSTLFLHGSNLHNQGLSSLGQQQRAHDCCSRFFERFERPDRLSGGIKRVITWPKPIAYTPNMGSRSIFSLNYLSR, encoded by the exons ATGGCGATGCCAAGTATTTACAGAAGAGTTCTTCCTTCTCCTCCTGCCATTGATTTCGCTTCTTCTGAAGGAAAG CAATTGTTCATGGAAGCCACTCAAGGTGGGACCATGGAAGGCTTCTTTAAGTTAATCTCGTACTTTCAGACACAATCTGAACCTGCTTACTGTGGATTAGCTACCCTTGCCATGGTCTTGAACGCGCTTTCCATTGATCCTGGTAGAAAATGGAAAG GTCCCTGGAGGTGGTTTGATGAATCTATGCTGGATTGTTGCGAGCCGTTAGAAAAGGTTAAAGCCAAAGGCATTTCTTTTGGGAAAGTTGTGTGTTTGGCTCATTGTGCTGGAGCAAAGGTTGAAGCTTTTCGCACAAATCAAACCAGTATTGACGATTTTAGAAAGCATGTTATTGCCTGCTCTACTTCTGATGATCGTCATGTAATCTCATCGTATAACAGAGCCACTTTTAAACAG ACGGGTACGGGTCACTTTTCGCCTATTGGTGGGTACCATGCCGGAAGGGATATGGCCTTAATTTTAGATGTTGCACGTTTTAAATATCCTCCTCATTGGGTGCCGCTTAAATTACTTTGGGAAGCTATGGATACCGTTGATGACGCCAGTGGATTTCGCAGAGG TTTCATGCTAATATCCAGACTTCAACGGCCACCAGCATTACTCTATACCCTG AGTTGTAAGCACGAGAGTTGGGCTAATATCGCAAAGTACTTGATGGAAGATGTTCCCGTATTGTTGAGTTCTAAGAACGTGAAAGATGTGAAGGATGTTCTTTCCATTGTTTTCAATTCTCTTCCTTCAAAGTTTCTCGAATTTATTAAGTGGGTTGCGGAAGTTAGAAGAACCGAAGAAGGCGGTCAAAGTTTAAGTCCAGAAGAGCAAGAAAGGCTTTCTATCAAG GGGGGGATATTGAAACAAGTTCAGGGCACTCAATTATACAAGCACGTCACCGATTTTCTCTTCACCGAGAAATCAGGTTGCGGGGGCTCACAGTGTTTGGGTAAAGAAACCAGTTTGACCGATATTGCAGCTAGTGTGTGTTGTCAAGGAGCAGGGGTTCTGGAAGGAAACACTGAATCCTCTAACGGGTTTTGTTGCGGGGAAACACGTGTACATTGCATAAAGTCCAACGGAGACATGCCACCTGTTACAGTAGTGTCTGGGACCGTGACAAACGGCGTTGTTGAACAACACGTGGATATGCTGGTTCCTTCATCTCCGAAAAATTTAAATTCGTCCAGCCCAGAAGTAACTAATTGCATCGGAATGCATCCAGCTAGCAATGATGTTCTTACCGCACTTTTACTGGCTTTACCGTTACAAACGTGGTCTGGTATCAAAGATGATACCCTGTTGCAGGAGATTAATACGCTTGTTTCTATGGATAACCTTCCCGATTTGCTTCAAGAAGAG ATTATGCACTTGCGTGGACAGATGAACGTTCTCAAGAGATGCAATGACGATGAG GTCAATCATCAAGAAACAAGACATGTTTTCAGGAGATCAGATCCGGTTAGTAACAAGTCAACTTTGTTCCTACACGGGTCAAACTTGCATAatcaaggtttgtcatcactaggaCAACAACAACGAGCCCATGATTGCTGTAGCAGATTTTTTGAGAGATTTGAAAGGCCAGATCGGCTTTCGGGTGGGATCAAGCGCGTTATTACATGGCCTAAACCAATTGCTTATACACCAAACATGGGTTCAAGGTCTATATTTTCTCTTAATTATTTATCTCGTTAA